Proteins from one Triticum aestivum cultivar Chinese Spring chromosome 7A, IWGSC CS RefSeq v2.1, whole genome shotgun sequence genomic window:
- the LOC123154674 gene encoding cortical cell-delineating protein, translating into MAPSKLALFLALNLVLLAAAHGCEPYCSPVVPTPPILPPSVPSTGGGSCSINTLKLGVCANVLNLLKLKIGVPANEECCPLLGGLADLDTAVCLCTAIRANILGIKLNVPIDLVLLLNQCGKKCPSDFTCPI; encoded by the coding sequence ATGGCGCCCTCCAAGCTCGCCCTCTTCCTCGCCCTGAACCTGGTGCTCCTTGCCGCTGCGCATGGCTGCGAGCCCTACTGCTCACCAGTTGTCCCTACCCCGCCGATCCTCCCACCGTCTGTGCCGTCGACTGGCGGGGGCAGCTGCTCGATCAACACGCTGAAGCTGGGCGTGTGCGCCAATGTGCTGAACCTGCTGAAGCTCAAGATCGGCGTGCCGGCGAACGAGGAGTGTTGCCCGCTCCTGGGTGGGCTCGCCGACCTCGACACCGCCGTGTGCCTCTGCACCGCAATCAGGGCCAACATCCTCGGCATCAAGCTCAACGTCCCCAtcgacctcgtcctcctcctcaaccaGTGCGGCAAGAAGTGCCCCTCTGACTTCACCTGCCCCATCTGA